The Corynebacterium comes genome window below encodes:
- a CDS encoding GtrA family protein: protein MFGLVGGSGTLVNLAVSVLSKKTAGWAADISEYDVFMNLLGTDYNIRWFNVFMAIAFLVANTWNYQLNRSWTFRGYSQRSWWRGFFPFLLTGIGAFLVSQIVATLLMNPSSPIALSPELFDDSTGLRTKFYWATAISIIVAMPVNFIVNKLWAFRKPKVRIVKTEVPG, encoded by the coding sequence ATGTTCGGCCTCGTGGGTGGCTCAGGAACACTGGTCAACCTGGCGGTGAGCGTCCTGTCGAAGAAGACGGCCGGCTGGGCCGCCGACATCTCCGAATACGACGTCTTCATGAACCTGCTCGGCACGGACTACAACATCCGCTGGTTCAACGTCTTCATGGCCATCGCCTTCCTCGTGGCGAACACCTGGAACTACCAGCTCAACCGGAGCTGGACGTTCCGCGGCTACTCCCAGCGCAGCTGGTGGCGCGGTTTCTTCCCGTTCCTGTTGACCGGTATCGGCGCCTTCCTGGTCAGCCAGATCGTGGCGACGCTGCTGATGAACCCCAGCTCCCCCATCGCGCTGTCCCCGGAGCTTTTCGACGACTCCACCGGCCTGCGCACCAAGTTCTACTGGGCGACGGCCATCTCGATCATCGTCGCGATGCCGGTGAACTTCATCGTGAACAAGTTGTGGGCTTTCCGGAAACCGAAGGTCAGAATCGTGAAGACGGAGGTTCCGGGGTAG
- a CDS encoding pseudouridine synthase, protein MILRGVVPDDRSYWAGEAGDSPFPFGRLLVPGTVLDRPVPAWFHPPVPEEPAIPFAHSVVFEDLDLIVVDKPGFVPSTSNGRIVRETIQTRLRLSYGEDEIVPVHRLDRLTSGILVCSRRRETRGAYQRLFQDRRVDKTYVARVVGDVRVGEEWELVELPLHKERGERQVRVLDGGVDTRTWLRRIGEDEVEVRPVTGHTHQIRVVLSHLGMPVLGDDTYPADRGLALYDFSSPLHLRAVSVGFRDPFSGQRRVFHVHAG, encoded by the coding sequence CTGATCCTGCGCGGAGTCGTCCCCGACGACCGTTCCTACTGGGCGGGGGAGGCAGGCGACTCGCCCTTCCCGTTCGGCCGGTTGCTGGTTCCCGGCACCGTGCTGGATCGGCCGGTGCCCGCGTGGTTCCATCCTCCGGTCCCGGAAGAGCCCGCGATTCCTTTCGCCCATTCCGTGGTGTTCGAGGACCTCGACCTGATCGTGGTGGATAAACCGGGGTTCGTCCCGTCGACGAGCAACGGCCGCATCGTGCGGGAGACGATTCAGACGCGCCTGCGTCTCTCTTACGGTGAAGACGAGATCGTCCCCGTGCACCGCCTGGACCGGTTGACCTCCGGGATCCTCGTGTGCTCCCGACGTCGCGAGACCCGGGGCGCCTACCAGCGGCTCTTCCAGGACCGCCGGGTGGACAAGACCTACGTGGCCCGTGTCGTCGGGGACGTGAGGGTGGGGGAGGAGTGGGAGCTGGTGGAGCTCCCGCTGCACAAGGAGCGGGGCGAGCGGCAGGTGAGGGTGCTCGACGGCGGCGTCGATACGCGGACCTGGCTGCGCCGGATCGGGGAGGACGAGGTGGAGGTGCGGCCGGTGACCGGTCACACGCACCAGATTCGGGTGGTGCTCAGCCATCTGGGTATGCCGGTACTCGGCGACGACACCTATCCCGCGGACCGCGGACTGGCCCTCTACGACTTCTCCTCACCCCTGCATCTGCGGGCCGTGTCAGTCGGTTTCCGTGATCCCTTCAGCGGTCAGCGACGGGTCTTCCACGTCCATGCCGGTTGA
- the dapC gene encoding succinyldiaminopimelate transaminase translates to MTRTPLGTRLPDFPWDSLAAAKERAEAHPDGIVNLSIGTPVDPVAPGIQLALAEAAAEPGYPQTAGTPELRAAIASALERRYGMTGLSPDAVLPVIGTKEAIAWLPTLLGIRGGFVVIPEVAYPTYEVAALLGDNRVLRADSLLQIGPESPDLLFLNSPSNPTGKVLGVDHLRKVVGWARERGVIVASDECYLGLGWDDSHEPVSILDPRVCDGDHTGLLAIHSLSKSSNLASYRGGYLAGDPALISELLEARRHAGLMVPGPVQAAMVAALEDDGQEQAQKLRYAHRRLALLRALIGAGFTVDNSEAGLYLWATRGENCRATVDALAELGILVAPGDFYGPHGEQHIRMALTGTDERIDAAVNRLAALA, encoded by the coding sequence ATGACACGCACGCCCCTGGGCACACGTCTGCCCGATTTCCCCTGGGACTCCCTGGCGGCGGCGAAGGAACGGGCGGAGGCGCACCCCGACGGGATCGTGAACCTGTCGATCGGTACACCGGTCGACCCCGTCGCGCCGGGCATCCAGCTGGCGTTGGCGGAGGCCGCCGCAGAACCCGGCTACCCGCAGACGGCGGGCACACCGGAGCTCCGGGCGGCGATCGCGTCGGCGCTTGAGCGGCGCTACGGCATGACGGGCCTGTCCCCGGATGCGGTCCTGCCGGTCATCGGCACCAAGGAGGCCATCGCCTGGCTGCCGACTCTCCTGGGTATCCGGGGCGGATTCGTGGTCATCCCCGAGGTCGCCTACCCCACCTACGAGGTGGCGGCGCTGCTGGGCGACAACAGGGTCCTGCGCGCGGATTCCCTGCTGCAGATCGGCCCCGAGAGCCCCGACCTGCTCTTCCTGAACTCCCCGTCGAACCCCACCGGCAAGGTGCTGGGCGTCGATCACCTGCGCAAGGTCGTCGGGTGGGCCCGTGAGCGCGGCGTCATCGTCGCCTCCGACGAGTGCTACCTGGGCCTGGGGTGGGACGACTCCCATGAGCCGGTGTCGATCCTCGACCCACGGGTGTGCGACGGTGACCACACCGGCCTCCTCGCCATCCATTCGCTGTCGAAGTCCTCGAACCTGGCCAGCTACCGCGGCGGGTACCTCGCCGGTGATCCCGCGCTCATCTCCGAACTGCTCGAGGCACGCCGGCATGCCGGCCTCATGGTGCCCGGACCCGTCCAGGCCGCCATGGTCGCGGCCCTGGAGGATGACGGCCAGGAGCAGGCGCAGAAGCTCCGTTACGCCCACCGTCGTCTGGCGCTGCTGCGTGCCCTGATCGGCGCGGGCTTCACCGTCGACAACTCCGAGGCTGGCCTCTACCTGTGGGCCACCCGCGGCGAAAACTGCCGCGCGACCGTCGACGCCCTCGCCGAACTGGGCATTCTCGTGGCTCCCGGGGACTTCTACGGCCCCCACGGCGAGCAGCACATCCGCATGGCGCTCACCGGCACCGACGAGCGTATCGACGCCGCCGTCAACCGCCTCGCCGCCCTTGCCTGA
- the dapD gene encoding 2,3,4,5-tetrahydropyridine-2,6-dicarboxylate N-succinyltransferase, which produces MTSATARGLATITHAGTVLDVWFPAPKLSDDPLPPGTERLDQAPQQFAALVGPDEDRGVARVAVTTSIASLSDAPVDTYDAYLRLHLLSHRLVRPHGVNLDGVYELLANVVWTNYGPCAVADFQMVRGRLTERGPVTVYSVDKFPRMVDYVVPSGIRIADADRVRLGAHLAEGTTVMHEGFVNYNAGTLGVSMVEGRLSAGVVIGDGTDIGGGASVMGTLSGGGKEVISIGERCLLGANSGIGVSLGDNCIVEAGLYVTAGTKVSVFGDVARHADVPNGTRIKAAELSGADDILYRRNSLNGAVEATPVDSRLVELNSELHDN; this is translated from the coding sequence ATGACTTCAGCTACCGCGCGCGGACTGGCCACCATCACGCACGCGGGAACCGTCCTCGACGTCTGGTTCCCCGCGCCCAAGCTGTCCGACGACCCGTTGCCCCCGGGCACGGAGCGTCTGGACCAGGCCCCGCAGCAGTTCGCCGCCCTCGTCGGCCCCGACGAGGACCGTGGCGTCGCCCGTGTCGCGGTGACCACCTCCATCGCCTCGCTCTCGGACGCACCCGTCGACACCTACGACGCCTACCTCCGCCTGCACCTTCTCTCCCACCGCCTCGTCCGCCCCCACGGCGTCAATCTCGATGGCGTGTACGAGCTGCTGGCCAACGTGGTCTGGACCAACTACGGCCCCTGCGCGGTCGCTGACTTCCAGATGGTCCGCGGCAGGCTCACCGAGCGTGGTCCGGTCACCGTCTACTCGGTGGACAAGTTCCCCCGCATGGTCGACTACGTGGTCCCCTCCGGCATTCGCATCGCCGACGCTGACCGGGTCCGCCTGGGCGCCCACCTCGCGGAGGGCACCACCGTGATGCACGAGGGTTTCGTCAACTACAACGCGGGCACGCTGGGCGTCTCCATGGTGGAGGGTCGCCTCTCCGCCGGCGTGGTCATCGGTGACGGCACCGACATCGGCGGCGGCGCCTCCGTGATGGGCACCCTCTCCGGCGGTGGCAAGGAGGTCATCTCCATCGGTGAGCGTTGCCTCCTCGGCGCGAACTCGGGTATCGGGGTCTCGCTGGGCGACAACTGCATCGTCGAGGCCGGCCTCTACGTCACGGCCGGCACCAAGGTGTCGGTGTTCGGTGATGTGGCCCGACACGCGGACGTCCCCAACGGCACCCGCATCAAGGCAGCCGAGCTGTCCGGAGCCGATGACATTCTGTACCGACGCAACTCCCTCAACGGAGCGGTGGAGGCCACCCCGGTTGATTCCCGCCTGGTGGAGCTGAACTCCGAGTTGCACGACAACTAG
- a CDS encoding methyltransferase domain-containing protein → MLSDIIDVLADPADGTPLSGVEDFTRLVSESGHSYDVARQGYVTLASGAGLRHQGDSMEMVLARETFLSRGHFAPFVEAVTAGVHDALDDAAVPDTALPVIAEIGAGTGYYLSHTLDDVEGSRGVGLDVSVHAARQLARCHPRVGAVVADVWEGLPMRDRSIDVITVVFAPRNAAEFARVLTEGGQAVFLTADRGHLAELRGPLGILDVEEGKIDRLVEQAKGHLTPVTEPTPIEFPIVLDRESIAAQIGMSPSARHIGAGELDRRIQALPETMAVTARAHLLRMGRA, encoded by the coding sequence ATGCTCTCCGACATCATCGACGTGCTCGCTGATCCCGCCGACGGCACCCCGCTGTCCGGCGTGGAAGACTTCACCCGACTGGTCTCCGAGTCGGGCCATTCTTATGACGTGGCCCGACAGGGGTATGTGACCCTCGCCTCCGGCGCCGGGCTGCGCCACCAGGGTGACAGCATGGAGATGGTGCTCGCCCGCGAGACATTCCTGTCCCGCGGGCATTTTGCTCCCTTCGTGGAGGCCGTGACAGCCGGTGTGCACGACGCGCTCGATGATGCCGCAGTGCCGGACACCGCACTCCCCGTCATCGCCGAAATCGGCGCCGGCACGGGTTACTACCTCTCCCACACCCTCGATGACGTCGAAGGGTCACGCGGCGTCGGTCTGGACGTGTCGGTCCACGCCGCACGACAGCTGGCCCGCTGCCATCCTCGTGTGGGCGCCGTGGTGGCCGACGTGTGGGAGGGGCTCCCGATGCGGGACCGTTCCATCGACGTGATCACCGTCGTCTTCGCCCCGCGCAACGCCGCCGAATTCGCGCGCGTGCTGACGGAGGGCGGGCAGGCGGTGTTCCTCACCGCCGACCGCGGTCACCTGGCTGAGCTTCGTGGACCGCTGGGGATCCTCGATGTGGAGGAGGGCAAGATCGACCGCCTCGTCGAGCAGGCGAAGGGTCATCTCACCCCCGTCACCGAGCCCACACCCATCGAGTTCCCCATCGTCCTGGACAGGGAGTCCATCGCCGCGCAGATCGGTATGAGCCCCTCGGCACGCCACATCGGAGCCGGGGAACTGGACAGGCGGATCCAGGCGCTCCCCGAGACGATGGCCGTCACTGCCCGGGCCCACCTCCTGCGGATGGGCCGGGCTTAG
- a CDS encoding LOG family protein: MAPNITPDPDKARMLRGPILMRTEGDKESTYDQRLLELGADHDWMHADPWRILRIQGEFVSGFDALASMPKAVTVFGSARIPEGQPLYELGCDLGKALADANYAVITGGGPGLMEAPNRGAHGADGLSVGLGIELPHEQALNAWVDLGLNFRYFFVRKTMFLKYSQAFVCLPGGFGTLDELFEVLCMVQTKKVTNYPIVLIGTEFWGGLIDWIKARLVTDGMISEDDLDLFLVTDSVEEAVAHIVEAHRVLTDGRLIATPDDEFTPVHEVLETVHHHQI; this comes from the coding sequence ATGGCACCGAACATCACTCCCGATCCCGATAAGGCGCGCATGCTGCGTGGCCCCATTCTGATGCGCACCGAGGGCGATAAAGAGAGCACCTACGATCAGCGACTGCTGGAGCTGGGTGCCGACCATGACTGGATGCACGCCGACCCGTGGCGCATCCTGCGTATCCAGGGCGAGTTCGTCTCCGGTTTCGACGCCCTGGCGTCCATGCCGAAGGCGGTCACCGTCTTCGGATCGGCGCGCATCCCGGAGGGTCAGCCCTTGTACGAGCTGGGTTGTGACCTGGGCAAGGCGCTGGCGGACGCCAACTACGCCGTGATCACCGGCGGCGGCCCCGGCCTGATGGAGGCCCCGAACCGTGGCGCGCACGGGGCGGACGGGTTGTCGGTCGGTCTGGGCATCGAGCTCCCGCATGAGCAGGCGCTCAACGCCTGGGTCGATCTCGGACTGAACTTCCGTTATTTCTTCGTGCGTAAGACGATGTTCCTCAAGTATTCGCAGGCGTTCGTGTGTCTGCCGGGTGGTTTCGGCACCCTCGACGAACTCTTCGAGGTCCTCTGCATGGTGCAGACCAAGAAGGTCACCAACTATCCGATCGTGCTCATCGGCACCGAGTTCTGGGGAGGTCTGATCGACTGGATCAAGGCGCGTCTGGTGACCGACGGCATGATCTCCGAAGATGACCTCGACCTGTTCCTGGTCACCGATTCCGTCGAGGAGGCCGTGGCGCACATCGTCGAGGCCCACCGCGTGCTCACGGACGGCCGTCTCATCGCCACCCCCGACGATGAGTTCACCCCGGTCCACGAGGTCCTCGAAACGGTCCACCACCATCAGATCTAA
- the folP gene encoding dihydropteroate synthase yields the protein MAIVNRTPDSFYDRGATFTDEAALRRCDRVIAEGAGIVDIGGVKAGPGSLVDAAEEIGRVVPVIEAVAARHPGVLISVDTWRAEVAEEAIRAGAGLVNDTWAGHDPELVEVAGHHRVGYVCSHTGGVEPRTRPHRVHFDDVVADVIAETTRLAERAVAVGVPEEKIFIDPTHDFGKNTFHGLELLRRVDELVATGWPVLMALSNKDFVGETVNREVGDRVAGTLTATAWAAARGVAAFRAHEVAETIDVIRMTAAIAGTAAPLNTIRGLV from the coding sequence ATGGCGATCGTCAACCGCACCCCCGACTCCTTCTATGACCGGGGCGCCACCTTCACCGACGAGGCGGCCCTGCGCCGCTGCGACCGGGTCATCGCCGAGGGGGCGGGCATCGTCGACATCGGCGGCGTGAAGGCCGGCCCCGGTTCGCTTGTCGACGCCGCCGAGGAGATCGGCCGCGTCGTCCCCGTCATCGAGGCCGTCGCCGCCCGCCATCCCGGCGTGCTCATCTCGGTGGACACCTGGCGCGCCGAGGTCGCAGAGGAGGCCATCCGGGCCGGCGCGGGCCTGGTCAACGACACGTGGGCGGGCCACGACCCGGAGCTCGTAGAGGTCGCCGGCCACCACCGCGTCGGCTACGTGTGCTCGCACACGGGGGGAGTGGAGCCCCGGACCCGGCCGCACCGGGTGCATTTCGACGACGTCGTCGCCGATGTCATCGCCGAGACCACGCGTCTGGCGGAACGCGCCGTCGCGGTCGGGGTGCCGGAGGAGAAGATCTTCATCGACCCCACCCATGATTTCGGCAAGAACACCTTCCACGGCCTCGAGCTTCTCCGCCGTGTCGATGAGCTGGTGGCCACCGGATGGCCGGTCCTCATGGCGCTGTCCAACAAGGACTTCGTCGGCGAGACGGTGAACCGCGAAGTCGGCGACCGGGTGGCGGGAACCCTTACCGCGACTGCCTGGGCCGCCGCCCGCGGGGTCGCCGCCTTCCGCGCCCATGAGGTCGCGGAGACCATCGACGTCATCCGCATGACCGCGGCGATCGCCGGTACGGCCGCGCCGCTCAACACCATCCGGGGGCTGGTGTGA
- a CDS encoding DapH/DapD/GlmU-related protein — protein MTTQGATAVGIANIAMDGTVLDTWYPEPELIDGAGLVSGSERLGARDIPASMLKLVLLDEDRMVEQVAVRTTIADLQASPIDAHDVYLRLHLLSHRLVRPLELNMDGALRRLTTVVWTNKGPCTPDNFEFVRTALRSRGLIHVYGIEKLPRMVDYVVPSGVNIAEAERVRLGAYLAPGTRVLREGYVSFNCGTLGAARIEGRLSSAMVVGEGCDIGLSSTVMARRRADGQREPITIGENCIFGVSSGALGLSIGDNCTVGSNIILEKDTQIWDADAGHHIAAAALNGQSNWTVSREVGHPEPVLRHVWQ, from the coding sequence ATGACAACTCAGGGAGCAACCGCGGTCGGCATCGCCAACATCGCCATGGATGGCACGGTTCTGGACACCTGGTACCCCGAGCCGGAGCTCATCGACGGCGCCGGGCTCGTGTCCGGCTCGGAGCGTCTCGGCGCCCGCGACATCCCCGCCAGCATGCTCAAGCTGGTCCTCCTCGACGAGGACCGGATGGTGGAACAGGTCGCGGTCCGCACCACGATCGCCGACCTGCAGGCCTCGCCCATCGATGCGCATGATGTCTACCTGCGGCTCCATCTGCTCTCCCACCGTCTGGTCCGCCCACTTGAGCTCAACATGGACGGTGCGCTCCGGCGCCTGACCACGGTGGTGTGGACAAACAAGGGACCGTGCACCCCCGACAACTTCGAATTCGTCCGCACCGCGCTGCGTTCCCGCGGCCTGATCCACGTGTACGGCATCGAGAAACTGCCCCGCATGGTCGACTACGTCGTACCCTCCGGCGTCAACATCGCCGAGGCCGAGCGCGTCCGCCTCGGCGCCTACCTCGCCCCGGGCACGCGCGTTCTGCGGGAAGGTTACGTCTCCTTCAATTGCGGCACCCTCGGTGCGGCCCGCATCGAGGGACGACTGTCCTCGGCGATGGTCGTCGGTGAGGGCTGCGACATCGGCCTGTCCTCCACCGTCATGGCCCGCCGGCGCGCCGACGGGCAGCGCGAACCCATCACCATCGGGGAGAACTGTATTTTCGGGGTGTCCTCCGGTGCCCTCGGACTCAGCATCGGAGACAACTGCACCGTCGGCTCGAACATCATCCTGGAGAAGGACACCCAGATCTGGGACGCCGACGCCGGCCACCACATAGCGGCCGCCGCCCTCAACGGGCAGTCCAACTGGACCGTAAGCCGTGAGGTCGGTCACCCGGAGCCGGTGCTGCGGCACGTCTGGCAGTAG
- a CDS encoding DUF3117 domain-containing protein has product MAAMKPRTGNGPMEAVEESRKIVMRIPSDGGGRLVVEMSKEEAAELGALLTAAAE; this is encoded by the coding sequence ATGGCAGCTATGAAGCCGCGTACCGGTAACGGTCCCATGGAAGCGGTCGAGGAAAGCCGGAAGATCGTGATGCGCATCCCGTCTGACGGCGGCGGTCGTCTGGTTGTTGAGATGAGTAAGGAAGAAGCGGCCGAGCTCGGCGCACTGCTCACCGCTGCGGCCGAATAG
- a CDS encoding glucosyl-3-phosphoglycerate synthase, which produces MKASVVIPALNEEATVAEVVRAVLADEPHEVLVIDADSTDRTAAEAAAAGARVLNWREILPEIPTRPGKGESLWRGVAAATGDVVVFIDADLHRPAVGMVRALTAPFTDPAVHLVKADYQRTINGQPTGGGRVTELTAKPLLRALFPDLAHINQPLAGEYAIRRTTALQLPFAAGYGVEAGLLVDVADLHGATSIRQVDLGVRRHRNRPLEELGPMADIVAATLLEKAGVGEGGVGKRPALSGIL; this is translated from the coding sequence GTGAAGGCGTCGGTGGTTATCCCGGCGCTCAACGAGGAGGCCACCGTGGCCGAGGTCGTGCGCGCCGTCCTGGCGGATGAACCCCACGAGGTTCTGGTCATCGACGCCGACTCCACCGACCGCACCGCAGCGGAGGCCGCGGCAGCCGGGGCCAGGGTGCTCAACTGGCGGGAGATCCTGCCGGAGATCCCCACGCGCCCGGGCAAAGGTGAGTCCCTGTGGCGGGGAGTGGCCGCCGCCACCGGCGACGTCGTGGTGTTCATCGACGCAGACCTCCATCGGCCCGCCGTCGGCATGGTCAGGGCGCTGACCGCCCCGTTCACGGACCCGGCGGTCCATCTCGTCAAAGCTGATTATCAACGCACCATCAACGGTCAGCCCACCGGCGGCGGGAGGGTCACCGAGCTGACGGCCAAACCCCTGCTGCGCGCCCTGTTCCCGGACCTGGCGCACATCAACCAGCCCCTGGCCGGTGAGTACGCCATCCGTCGCACGACGGCCCTTCAGCTTCCCTTCGCCGCCGGTTACGGGGTGGAGGCCGGCCTGCTCGTCGACGTCGCTGACCTCCACGGCGCCACCTCCATCAGGCAGGTCGACCTCGGGGTCCGTCGCCACCGCAACCGACCTCTGGAGGAGCTGGGCCCCATGGCCGACATTGTGGCTGCCACGCTGCTGGAGAAGGCGGGCGTGGGCGAGGGCGGCGTGGGGAAGCGACCGGCCCTGTCCGGTATCCTCTAG
- the dapE gene encoding succinyl-diaminopimelate desuccinylase, whose translation MNPIDLTSDPVSLTAALVDVPSPSHHEKQLADAVETALRTIPGIPDSQVIRRGDTVAAATRRGLGQRVILAGHLDTVPIAGNVPHRMVDGNMHGCGTVDMKSGLAVYLHLFATLAGDPDLAFDLTVIAYACEEVESRFNGLGHLAVSDPEWLQGDLALLGEPSNGIIEAGCQGTLRVKITAHGARAHSARSWLGDNAAHKLAAVVARVAAYEARSVDIDGCVYREGLNVVRLESFVANNTIPDEAYAMVNFRFAPDRSPEEAYGHVVTYLALGEGFTLTLEDSAPGALPGLTQPAAAALIGTVGEVRGKLGWTDVARFSPLGVPAVNFGPGDPAFAHRKDEQVPVAQISQVAAHLRKFLTTRPA comes from the coding sequence ATGAACCCGATTGATCTGACCTCCGACCCGGTGTCCCTGACCGCTGCTCTGGTGGACGTCCCCAGCCCCTCACACCATGAGAAACAACTGGCGGACGCGGTTGAGACGGCCCTGCGGACCATCCCGGGGATTCCTGATTCCCAGGTCATCCGGCGGGGCGACACCGTCGCCGCCGCCACCCGCCGGGGCCTGGGTCAGCGGGTGATCCTGGCGGGCCATCTGGATACCGTGCCCATCGCCGGCAATGTGCCGCACCGGATGGTCGACGGCAACATGCACGGCTGCGGCACCGTGGACATGAAATCGGGCCTGGCGGTGTACCTCCACCTGTTCGCCACCCTGGCGGGGGACCCCGATCTGGCCTTCGATCTCACCGTCATCGCGTACGCGTGCGAGGAGGTGGAGAGCCGGTTCAACGGCCTCGGCCATCTGGCGGTCAGCGATCCGGAGTGGCTGCAGGGAGACCTGGCGCTGCTGGGGGAACCGTCGAACGGAATCATCGAGGCCGGTTGCCAGGGCACGCTCCGGGTGAAGATCACCGCCCACGGGGCACGGGCCCATTCGGCCCGCAGCTGGCTGGGAGACAACGCCGCCCACAAACTCGCGGCCGTGGTCGCCCGCGTCGCCGCGTACGAGGCCCGCAGCGTGGATATCGACGGCTGCGTCTACCGGGAGGGGCTCAACGTGGTGCGGCTCGAGTCTTTCGTCGCCAACAACACCATCCCGGATGAGGCGTACGCCATGGTGAACTTCCGTTTCGCCCCCGACCGGTCGCCGGAGGAGGCGTACGGGCATGTGGTGACATATCTGGCGTTGGGGGAGGGCTTCACGCTGACCCTGGAGGATTCGGCACCCGGCGCCCTGCCTGGTCTGACACAGCCGGCGGCGGCCGCGCTCATCGGGACGGTCGGCGAGGTCCGTGGGAAGCTGGGCTGGACCGATGTCGCGCGTTTCTCCCCGCTGGGGGTGCCTGCGGTGAATTTCGGCCCCGGCGATCCGGCCTTCGCCCACCGTAAGGATGAGCAGGTGCCGGTGGCTCAGATCAGCCAGGTCGCTGCACATCTGCGTAAATTCCTGACCACACGCCCCGCCTGA
- a CDS encoding amino acid permease gives MTSRPEQQTHLGSGLKTRHLTMMGLGSAIGAGLFLGTGVGIRTAGPAILLAYMAAGAIVVMVMQMLGEMAAARPSSGSFSTYSRQAFGRWAGFSLGWLYWFMLVMVMGAEMTGAAAIMGNWFGVDPWIPALVSVVFFAVVNFAKVRGFGEFEFWFAFIKVAVIIGFLAVGFALFFGLLPGSTFIGLDNFIGEDGFMPNGWPGMAAGMLAVAFAFGGIELVTIAAAESEHPKSAISVAVRSVIWRISVFYIGSVLVITLLLPYNQLGGAETAADSPFTAVLAMANLPGVVGFMEAVIVLALLSAFNAQIYGTSRLVHSLALDDDAPRIFAVTNRESVPINSVVLSMIFAFASVGLQFWNPEGLLAFLLNAVGGCLIVIWIMITASYLRLHPELERLGEISTVRMWGWPWLGWVTMAALWALVILMLFDDAARSQVIAVAVVTGLLVLLANVNQWAGRRVSSRP, from the coding sequence ATGACCAGCCGACCAGAACAACAGACGCACCTCGGATCGGGCCTCAAAACCCGCCACCTGACCATGATGGGCCTCGGCTCAGCCATCGGCGCCGGGCTCTTCCTTGGCACCGGCGTGGGCATCCGGACCGCCGGCCCCGCCATCCTGCTCGCCTACATGGCGGCGGGCGCGATCGTTGTCATGGTGATGCAGATGCTCGGCGAGATGGCCGCCGCACGCCCGTCCTCCGGTTCCTTCTCCACCTACAGCAGGCAGGCCTTCGGCCGGTGGGCGGGCTTCTCCCTGGGTTGGCTGTACTGGTTCATGCTGGTCATGGTCATGGGCGCGGAGATGACCGGCGCCGCCGCCATCATGGGCAACTGGTTCGGGGTCGACCCGTGGATACCGGCACTGGTGTCGGTGGTGTTCTTCGCGGTGGTCAACTTCGCCAAGGTCCGCGGTTTCGGTGAGTTCGAGTTCTGGTTCGCCTTCATCAAGGTGGCGGTGATCATCGGATTTCTGGCCGTCGGTTTCGCGCTCTTCTTCGGCCTGCTGCCCGGCTCCACGTTCATCGGCCTGGACAATTTCATCGGCGAGGACGGCTTCATGCCCAACGGGTGGCCGGGCATGGCTGCGGGCATGCTGGCGGTGGCGTTCGCGTTCGGCGGCATCGAGCTGGTCACCATCGCCGCGGCCGAGTCCGAGCACCCCAAGTCGGCGATCTCCGTCGCGGTGCGCTCGGTCATCTGGCGTATTTCGGTCTTCTACATCGGTTCGGTCCTGGTGATCACCCTCCTTCTCCCCTACAACCAGCTCGGCGGCGCAGAGACTGCAGCGGATTCTCCGTTCACCGCGGTCCTGGCTATGGCCAACCTCCCCGGCGTGGTCGGCTTCATGGAGGCCGTGATCGTCCTGGCGCTGCTCTCCGCGTTCAACGCCCAGATCTACGGCACCTCCCGACTGGTCCACTCCCTCGCCCTCGACGATGACGCACCCCGTATCTTCGCGGTGACGAACCGGGAATCCGTGCCCATCAACTCCGTCGTGCTGTCCATGATCTTCGCCTTCGCCTCCGTCGGTCTGCAGTTCTGGAATCCGGAGGGTCTGCTGGCGTTCCTGCTCAACGCCGTCGGCGGTTGCCTCATCGTCATCTGGATCATGATCACCGCCTCCTACCTGCGTCTCCATCCCGAACTGGAACGGCTCGGCGAGATCTCCACGGTCCGGATGTGGGGCTGGCCGTGGCTCGGTTGGGTGACCATGGCAGCCCTGTGGGCGCTCGTGATCCTGATGCTTTTCGACGACGCCGCCCGCTCCCAGGTCATCGCCGTTGCGGTGGTGACCGGACTGCTGGTCCTGCTTGCCAATGTCAACCAATGGGCCGGTCGTCGGGTATCCTCTCGACCATGA